The following nucleotide sequence is from Flavimarina sp. Hel_I_48.
TCTTCATAATGATCAGAGTAGGAGTCAACATACCAATAAAGAAGCAATACAAAAGCAGTTTCTAAAGCTGATCGAGAAAGGATTACAGCGTCCAAAAAAGCGTAAGAAAAGACGAGTTTCAAAAAGCGCAAAATTAAAAAGGCTTGGTAACAAGAAGCATCAAGCAGAGAAAAAGGCAAATAGAAAACCGCCTAAATTATAGCAAAAACGGGGATTTTTTCCCCGTTTTTATTGATTTATTGCCCATTTCTACAAGATTAACAAACTATTTAAAATACTCTTTATTTGGGATTAAATTGTTGAAGATTAGTATATTATGACTAATTTGTAGTCTTAAAATCACATGGCACAATTATCATATTCTATATAAAAATTAATAAAACATCTAGTATAAAAAAAATATGAAAAAGATCATTTTAATAGCCGTGTTCGCCATGGGGATATTATCTTCTTCTGCCACTGCCCAGGAAAAAGTGGAAACTACCCAAAAGAAGGACCTTGTTGTAAAAACCATGCAAGTAACAGATAACTTTGAGGAAATTGATAAAAGCCAGTTACCGCAGACCATTAAAGATGTTATTATGACAGATATGGACGGTATGAAAGTCACTGAGGCGTATGTAGGGGAAAATTCGATTTATAAAATTATCGTTGCAGACTTAAAGAACGAGAGCAAGACAAAAACAGTTTACTTAGATGCTGACGGAAACTGGATCAAACCTGAATAACATCAGCATTTACCAAAGCTTAAGTACATAAAACTACGTTTAAATACTATGAAGGGGCTGCATTAATTTGTAGTCCTTTTTTTGTAGGTAAAAGACTCTAAATACCGCAATCTATCCGTAAATTTGAAGACTAAGTTTTTTCATACATATGCGGCAGTTATTAATAGTTGAGGATGATATTGCATTCTGTAAAATGCTTGAAACCTTCTTGAAAAAGAAAGGTTTTGAAGTGTTTACAGCCTTTTCTGGATCTGAAGCCATAAAAAAAATGGCCGAACATCCTTTAGATTTGATTATTACAGATGTACGTTTACCAGATCAGGACGGTCTTGTTATTCTGCAAAAAGCAAAGATGGATCTTGAAAATACGCCGGTAATCTTGATGACCGGTTATGCAGAGGTAAACATGGCGGTTACCGCAATGAAGGAAGGCGCCTTTGATTACATTTCAAAACCTGTACGTCCTGATGAGTTACTGTCCCTTATAAACAAAGCGCTTGACGAAAGTAAAAACCCTATAGAAGTAGCCCCTTCGGATAACATCATTGTCAAAGAAGAACCTTCAAAAATTTCCAAACCCAAAAAAGCCAAGGCTTCAGGCTATGTAAAAGGCGTTAGTGATACATCTGGTAAGCTTAATCAATATATTGATCTTGTTGCCCCCACAAACATGTCCGTCCTCATCATAGGTGATAGTGGCACGGGTAAAGAATATGTTGCGAAAAACATTCACGATAAGAGCAAGCGCAAACTTCAGCCCTTTGTTGCCGTAGATTGCGGGGCGATACCAAAAGAGATCGCCACAAGTGAATTTTTTGGACACATCAAGGGTTCGTTTACGGGCGCCGTAAATGATAAGATAGGACATTTTGAAGCTGCGAATGGGGGTACGATCTTTTTAGATGAAATAGGAAACCTGGGGTACGAACTACAAGTTCAGCTATTGCGGGCCCTTCAGGAACGCAAAATAAAGCCTGTGGGCAGCAATAAGGAAATTAATGTTGATATCAGGGTTGTTGCTGCAACAAATGAAGATTTGGAAGAAGCCGTTAAACAAGGCGATTTCAGGGAAGATCTATACCACCGTTTGAACGAATTTTCCATTCAGGTACCGCGACTTTCGGACAGACAGGAAGATCTCATGCTTTTTGCGAACGTTTTTTTGGACAAGGCAAATGAAGAGCTTGAAAAGAACATTACCGGTTTTGATGATGCTGCCATTGCTGCCATGAAGTCTTATGACTGGCCAGGAAATCTACGTGAATTAAAAAATACCATCAAGCGGGCTGTTTTGCTTACCGTCGCAGATGAAATTGATCTGGATGTGCTTCCGCGGGAACTTGTACTTTCAAAAGATCAGCCCAATCGTAATGATTATGGTCTATTTAAGAGCAAAAATGAGGAAGAAATGATCCTCAATGCGCTTGAAAATTCAGGAGGAAACAAAAGCAAAGCTGCACGATTGCTCAATATAGACCGAAAAACGCTTTATAATAAGCTTAAACACTATGATATAGATCTTTGATCTCTTCCTTAAGGTTTAAAAGCATTTTATCAATTTTTTGATTGACTACCCTTCCCAATGATCGCAGCACGACCTTTGACGTACAGGGAAGTTCTGGACTTTCTAGTTTCTCTAAGATCGTTATGATCTCCTGAGCGCGCAACTGCCGGAACATGGGCAGCATTTTGTGCGCTATTTTGTTGATCTCATCACATTTTTTATTTTCCAGCGCACGGTTGAGATCTGCAATACTATCAGCAGTGCTCTCTACAAAAACATTAAGGATAGATTGTAGGGAATCTGGATCCTGATCTGCAAAAAGTTTGAGATCTTCCAGTGTATACCCCTTTATGGGATCAACCGGTGTTTTTGACACTGCTTTGGATTCCGCCTGTGCTTCGCTTTCATTATGTGTTATCAGCCTAAGTAATTTTTGAGGCAAATAAGGTTTTTTAAGACTGCCGGAAAATCCTAGTTGTTTGTAATCAGAAGGTTTTAAGCTACCATTACCGGATAACGCGTAAATAGGAACTTCATTATATTTTGATTTTTCACGTAAAGCTTTGATAAGATCAATACCGTCCATCTCGGGCATTTGTATGTCAGTAAGTATAAGATCGTAGTTATTTTTTTCTATTAATTGTAAGGCTTCGATTCCATTTCTCGCCGTATCGTTCTTTATGGAAAGATTGTTTACAATTTCTTTGGCCAGGTTG
It contains:
- the arfB gene encoding alternative ribosome rescue aminoacyl-tRNA hydrolase ArfB, whose amino-acid sequence is MKEDALLAECGFKAVRSSGPGGQHVNKTSTKVVLSWDLANTSVFDEDIKLRLSQRLANRLTKNGVLLLHNDQSRSQHTNKEAIQKQFLKLIEKGLQRPKKRKKRRVSKSAKLKRLGNKKHQAEKKANRKPPKL
- a CDS encoding sigma-54-dependent transcriptional regulator; translation: MRQLLIVEDDIAFCKMLETFLKKKGFEVFTAFSGSEAIKKMAEHPLDLIITDVRLPDQDGLVILQKAKMDLENTPVILMTGYAEVNMAVTAMKEGAFDYISKPVRPDELLSLINKALDESKNPIEVAPSDNIIVKEEPSKISKPKKAKASGYVKGVSDTSGKLNQYIDLVAPTNMSVLIIGDSGTGKEYVAKNIHDKSKRKLQPFVAVDCGAIPKEIATSEFFGHIKGSFTGAVNDKIGHFEAANGGTIFLDEIGNLGYELQVQLLRALQERKIKPVGSNKEINVDIRVVAATNEDLEEAVKQGDFREDLYHRLNEFSIQVPRLSDRQEDLMLFANVFLDKANEELEKNITGFDDAAIAAMKSYDWPGNLRELKNTIKRAVLLTVADEIDLDVLPRELVLSKDQPNRNDYGLFKSKNEEEMILNALENSGGNKSKAARLLNIDRKTLYNKLKHYDIDL